A genomic window from Cyprinus carpio isolate SPL01 chromosome B9, ASM1834038v1, whole genome shotgun sequence includes:
- the LOC109079873 gene encoding eukaryotic translation initiation factor 5B isoform X2 produces the protein MEEQTVNQLDNLLLQLGIETRELAQKKDDLKQQIQICESNIQEKKDYISTTHKSLSRLSEEVQQKQNTLRFIKENTKNLQRTGHLLLQYEKTLEAELEKRRDGYNQDVKIFQERMESYRNVFQQYKDRYCQNSLAQKLLKIQAENEEIERRIRATEEQILEKETMLMAALGEDEPVTDAADSKCQDNDVPQTENRESFDEMDPYQDPIMQRPEEYADEGPSEENKDKTAESESQTDTFHHGLWTKAETGEDQMQEGDQKQSEEANELEGNMNVSCASELMVEISEEEEEERLEVTTADAQEDTVNERGLCPPPSPARIKAMPTTPTFSLNNSPSSSPGRQEISDTKSPAFVFSMNSGPSTPAFSKLGCDFAAEEASPFTFTSSYFSDRKSPGLAPKFSGFLFDEAESRQEEFSFSFGTVSPQQNSSTQDTAGSADSFPFSFSFGKMLLQEIIRIG, from the exons ATGGAGGAGCAGACGGTTAATCAACTGGACAACCTGCTGCTGCAGTTAG GTATAGAAACACGAGAACTTGCTCAGAAGAAGGATGACctcaaacaacaaatacaaa tttgtGAGTCCAACATTCAGGAGAAGAAGGATTACATCAGCACGACTCACAAGAGCCTGAGCAGACTCAGCGAGGAGGTccagcaaaaacaaaacactctgaGGTTTATCAAAGAAAACACTAAGAA CCTCCAGCGAACCGGACATCTGCTGCTTCAGTATGAGAAGACACTGGAAGCTGAGCTAGAGAAGAGACGGGACGGCTATAATCAAGACGT GAAAATCTTCCAGGAGAGGATGGAGAGCTACAGGAACGTGTTTCAGCAGTATAAGGATCGATACTGTCAGAACTCACTGGCTCAGAAACTGCTGAAGATTCAAGCCGAGAATGAGGAGATCGAGAGGAGAATCAGAGCAACGGAAGAACAGATACTGGAGAAGGAGACAATGCTGATGGCAGCACTGG GTGAAGATGAGCCAGTCACTGATGCTGCTGACAG TAAGTGTCAAGACAATGACGTCCCACAAACTGAAAACAGGGAGTCATTTGATGAAATGGACCCTTATCAAGACCCAATAATGCAG AGGCCTGAAGAATATGCAGATGAAGGTCCTTCTGAGGAAAATAAGGATAAAACAGCTGAAAGTGAATCTCAAACTGACACATTTCACCACGGCCTGTGGACGAAGGCTGAAACTGGAGAAG ATCAAATGCAAGAAGGTGATCAGAAGCAGTCAGAGGAGGCGAATGAACTG GAGGGGAATATGAATGTTTCATGTGCTTCTGAGCTCATGGTGGAAAtatcagaggaggaggaggaagagcgcTTGGAGGTGACCACAGCAGATGCTCAGGAGGACACAGTGAATGAGCGTGGCTTATGTCCTCCTCCATCACCGGCTAGAATAAAAGCCATGCCGACCACCCCCACCTTCTCTCTAAA CAACAGTCCCAGTTCCTCACCTGGACGGCAGGAGATCTCAGACACCAAGTCGCCCGCTTTCGTCTTCTCCATGAATTCTGGTCCAAGTACACCTGCGTTCTCTAAGCTGGGTTGTGATTTTGCTGCAGAAGAG GCATCTCCATTTACCTTCACAAGCTCCTATTTCAGCGACAGG AAGTCACCAGGATTGGCACCCAAGTTCTCAG GTTTCCTGTTCGATGAAGCCGAGAGTCGTCAAGAGGAGTTTTCCTTCTCGTTTGGGACGGTGAGCCCTCAGCAGAACTCTTCCACACAGGACACGGCAGGTTCTGCGGattcatttccattttcattCAGCTTTGGAAAAAT
- the LOC109079873 gene encoding eukaryotic translation initiation factor 5B isoform X1, which yields MEEQTVNQLDNLLLQLGIETRELAQKKDDLKQQIQICESNIQEKKDYISTTHKSLSRLSEEVQQKQNTLRFIKENTKNLQRTGHLLLQYEKTLEAELEKRRDGYNQDVKIFQERMESYRNVFQQYKDRYCQNSLAQKLLKIQAENEEIERRIRATEEQILEKETMLMAALGEDEPVTDAADSSKCQDNDVPQTENRESFDEMDPYQDPIMQRPEEYADEGPSEENKDKTAESESQTDTFHHGLWTKAETGEDQMQEGDQKQSEEANELEGNMNVSCASELMVEISEEEEEERLEVTTADAQEDTVNERGLCPPPSPARIKAMPTTPTFSLNNSPSSSPGRQEISDTKSPAFVFSMNSGPSTPAFSKLGCDFAAEEASPFTFTSSYFSDRKSPGLAPKFSGFLFDEAESRQEEFSFSFGTVSPQQNSSTQDTAGSADSFPFSFSFGKMLLQEIIRIG from the exons ATGGAGGAGCAGACGGTTAATCAACTGGACAACCTGCTGCTGCAGTTAG GTATAGAAACACGAGAACTTGCTCAGAAGAAGGATGACctcaaacaacaaatacaaa tttgtGAGTCCAACATTCAGGAGAAGAAGGATTACATCAGCACGACTCACAAGAGCCTGAGCAGACTCAGCGAGGAGGTccagcaaaaacaaaacactctgaGGTTTATCAAAGAAAACACTAAGAA CCTCCAGCGAACCGGACATCTGCTGCTTCAGTATGAGAAGACACTGGAAGCTGAGCTAGAGAAGAGACGGGACGGCTATAATCAAGACGT GAAAATCTTCCAGGAGAGGATGGAGAGCTACAGGAACGTGTTTCAGCAGTATAAGGATCGATACTGTCAGAACTCACTGGCTCAGAAACTGCTGAAGATTCAAGCCGAGAATGAGGAGATCGAGAGGAGAATCAGAGCAACGGAAGAACAGATACTGGAGAAGGAGACAATGCTGATGGCAGCACTGG GTGAAGATGAGCCAGTCACTGATGCTGCTGACAG CAGTAAGTGTCAAGACAATGACGTCCCACAAACTGAAAACAGGGAGTCATTTGATGAAATGGACCCTTATCAAGACCCAATAATGCAG AGGCCTGAAGAATATGCAGATGAAGGTCCTTCTGAGGAAAATAAGGATAAAACAGCTGAAAGTGAATCTCAAACTGACACATTTCACCACGGCCTGTGGACGAAGGCTGAAACTGGAGAAG ATCAAATGCAAGAAGGTGATCAGAAGCAGTCAGAGGAGGCGAATGAACTG GAGGGGAATATGAATGTTTCATGTGCTTCTGAGCTCATGGTGGAAAtatcagaggaggaggaggaagagcgcTTGGAGGTGACCACAGCAGATGCTCAGGAGGACACAGTGAATGAGCGTGGCTTATGTCCTCCTCCATCACCGGCTAGAATAAAAGCCATGCCGACCACCCCCACCTTCTCTCTAAA CAACAGTCCCAGTTCCTCACCTGGACGGCAGGAGATCTCAGACACCAAGTCGCCCGCTTTCGTCTTCTCCATGAATTCTGGTCCAAGTACACCTGCGTTCTCTAAGCTGGGTTGTGATTTTGCTGCAGAAGAG GCATCTCCATTTACCTTCACAAGCTCCTATTTCAGCGACAGG AAGTCACCAGGATTGGCACCCAAGTTCTCAG GTTTCCTGTTCGATGAAGCCGAGAGTCGTCAAGAGGAGTTTTCCTTCTCGTTTGGGACGGTGAGCCCTCAGCAGAACTCTTCCACACAGGACACGGCAGGTTCTGCGGattcatttccattttcattCAGCTTTGGAAAAAT